The genome window ttacattccAGTAACCACTTGCCAGAGTGGATCCATCTGCTGACTAGGACAGTGGTTGATAGGAGACCATGCAGATGGATGATAGaaagggcaaattggttgcagTACAGTGAACAGGctatttttttaacaaaagaattGTGCCCCAGAAATGGTGGCCCATATCACTAGAAAGATCAAACGGGCTGCTGCAGAGTCGATGCCCCAGTCTAGAAACCATTTCAGACGATGGTcagtaccttggtggaatgatgacTATTGACAATCAGGACCGGACAAACAGCTCTGCAGAACTTCATTGTCCAACTCCAGAAAACCTTAAAGCCTTCAGATCTGCAGGAGCACATGAGCCGAGTAAGATTCATTATGCCAAGTTCCGTCATCTGCGCCCTGAATCGAAAGGACAGCTCGTCTTGTTTCAGTGAGGTCTCGTTTGATGGACAGTCCTCCACGACTTAGAAGGAGGGAATataaattccattctggaaaccaggcaaggactgtaGCACACCTAACAGTTCATGAAGTGCTGCAATGAattgtatgggtaagactcttgaacaCATGGTCGACAGCCACTCCGTCTGGCTGCTCCAATCCTGAGGTCATCTGAGACACTCCCAGTGTAGTTTCAGGTACTACTTTGAAACACTTGACTATTTGATTCTACTGGAGATGGCAATACAAGAGCTCTCCTTACGTCAGAATGCCTTTTGACCTCAAAAAGGCATATAACACTACTTGAAGGTACAGAATGTTAGATAACTTTATGAATGGGACTACGTGGACACCTGCCACTTCTTACCTTTCCCGAAGACTGGCGTTTGCCATCAGGCAAGGCATCGCCAATGCGATATCAGTGTTAAAGAGAATTAGTTCCCCAAAGCCTGTGCTCTTTGCACTGTGTATCTGATGTACGTTTGGAGCTATCTATGGCACGCCAAGGAAGAAAGTCATTCTTCACTGTATGACAGCCTGTATCTCTGCTGCACCTGGCAGGTCTCTGCAATAGTTGACTCCTAGGAATCTGATGATGCTCAATCCGTTGGGCATGGCACCTTCCTAGACTATTAGCTTCTACTGCAATAGGTACTAGACATTCTTTCTCCTCTCCCTTGGGAACATGTCGTGGGTGTTTTTGTGAGTGTTCCACACTGTCCATAGGTGACACATGAACAGTCTCATCactttctttaattcatttttgtTTCCTCGTTCACCTTCTCATTCCTCTGCTTAAGCGTTTGACActcctcttctttcttcttcctccctgggtcgacaggtagggttcccaCATAACGATATTTTAGGTAGCAGCTCATGAAATCACCCCCTCCTTCGGCTTTCCTGTACCAAATTGTCGATTGGTCCCTGGTATATGCTTGGTAGGTGTCACCTATCACTTAAGACATGTGTGCCCCTTGTGAAGCGGCCCCGAGTTAAGGTGTGCAGtctgagatgctggcaatcatctTCGTAGTCCATGTATAACAAACATAAACAGAACGAAGCTCCCAACTCAGAGACCCTATCAGCTGCACCATAGTTCCTCGTgctttcacgtactgaagacgtcAGTCCTTGGcaacggtaaatccgtttattattcaaaaaggtgttgatgcaattgcctgcCCTTTGAAACCTTTGTCGTTTACGGAATGacgctttgcttttggagactacttctgattatcTAGCACAGCAACTGCATATGGCTTGGCTTCTTCATGGCTACCCCGTCCATGGAGCTCTGAAATCTTCCCGTAGTGTTATTTACATtaggctgctcgacggtctgacACAGGCCGAAATCCGAACATACGGCTCTGATCAGGGTGTGGCTGCCGTCCACCGGATAATGGAAAAGATAGATGCTTCCTTAGTGCCCTTTTGATAAAGTGTTGCATCCGCTCAAGATAAAAGCGGGCAATAAAGTTACCACAGTTCGACCATACGTCCAAACCCTGATGCACTGTTACCAGTGCCAACGTTTCATTGACTTGAATGTCTTGTTAACAACTGGCCAAATGTGGTAGGGATGCGAACGAGGGCAATTATTATTAACCGCCTCCTTCCCACTGAGTTaattgcaatggcgaccatgccgcCGCCTCTGTATCTCGATGAGCGAGCTGTCTAAGAGTTGTGGGTAAAGGAAAAAACACCATACCCAGTCGCTCTGAGGTTATTAGCTCGTCGCAAACCCTGCGTTCTACCATCTAGTATTTACAGTATTGTTGTTCCTACATCTCATTCCATGAAGGACACGGCCATGCAGAGATGTGACCTCAAATTAGTCTGGTGTTATGAATTCGCCCAGTTaatggtagcatcgccatccccctcATCCAGTTGAGCAACAAGCCATCAAAATCTCGCCTCACAGGGCGAACTCACAAACTACACAACTGGCAGACCAGAAAGGACAGAAcaaatactcctgtgaagacttcctacgtcctCCCAGCCTACCAACGTCTGAGTCTTACTCTGCTAAACGGAGAGCCTCGAagtagtccaacaaaggcaaacgatCTTCTCTTTAGCCGACTCGAAGAATCTATGACGGTGAAAACCTTGTATGACGGTGTCACCACGTGATAAATTCCCCTGGTCGGCCTCCATGTTGCTGGTGTGAAACACCAACGGTTTTTCTGCGTTGGACTGCGCAGGCGGACAGCAGAATaaagccaatgcttctgtggacctcgTGCAGCAGGATCCTCTCGCCTCTGCGCGCTGTAGCAGCGAGTCTTGACAGGCTGGCACTCGGCATCTGCTGAGGTGACAACCCTTCATCTTATCATGACTCACCTCCAGTGGAACGTTCAGTCTTCAATCCAATAAAAATAATTTGCAACTGCCTTTAAAACTGAGAGCTGGTTTctaaggatggggcaggataaggttaagaTTGTGGATCAGTACGTAATCAGTTACTCCGGTTGCACAACAAATGTcaactttatttaaacaaatctctTAAACACAATTGAcagtatgacggctgaaggccttatcagagaaaaaaattccacaattttaggtCCGAAGGCCACCAACAGCCtcaaacaaacggctgaaggcctgaattaagaGTGAGAAGAACAGTTTCCAATAGCACATGTTAAGATAAATACTTAGTTTTCAAACAAAATGTAACTCGGGTGAAGGGCTTATCATGAAAGAAGTGAAATCCTTGCTCGGTTGAAGGCAACACAGAcagtaattagaaaattacaaacatCCTTAAAACAAGCATCACAATCTACGGAATCAGGACAAgcagttctcagcaagtgttcaaaGGGTCTGCCTGGTAAGGTAACTAAAACACAAGGTAagttgagacaggcagccaagagttgtactcacgtaactggatggcaactcaaactaggggcaaaTTAAGTGCCgatcgaccgactaaccaatccgcctaacgtccgatcaccggtacaacgatagaatatttttaggcaagggagAAGACATAGCTCCATGTCTTCAAAAAACACCCAAGGCCAAAGGAAACACGAGAACTAAGGTAGAACTCCCAataaatatgcacagtacaatacaagaggcatCAACACGATGAGgcaaggtacactgccggaaaagtacgctaacctccagggcaggtaactggggtgttaacggccacaatgcagaaactacggctggttgcacttcactaataagaatactaaattcaatgattaACAAATAGGGAAAGGCGGCTACAATATTTCACCGTCTCGAAACACTTTACTCGTTGCCACCAGGCTCGGCGGCCCTGAGaccaacaacccgccgaccaaaggcgagatctcgaAATAGTCGagattgcattagcagttaactcctcactcaacttaaacgtccagggttcgttgtgcaacgaagtcgtcgctctcgcaatTAGCCCTCCTCGACCCAGCAGAGGCGGCACGCTGCCAGTGGCCCCGGCTTGCCCTCACGCTGCACTGTCCAcctcgctgctgcgccccaaccgaactcccccctgcgggtccggggattagaataggcccgcggtattcctgcctgtcgtaagaggcgacgaaaaggagtccatccccctcacgggggtagttagcgcctgcgtccggagacggacggttccacgacctatcatcgtggtctttttggttttcacttctcgtttcttccttccttttgttggttcctttctttgctcttctccacctcactgtcttccttactctttcccttgacttctcgttgccttctcattgcctttttctccttgccttctcattgcctttttctccttgccttctcattgcctttttctccttgccttctcattgcctttttctccttgcctttttctccttgcctttttctccttgcctttttctccttgcctttttctccttgcctttttctccttgcctttttctccttgcctttttctccttgcctttttctccttgcctttttctccttgcctttttctccttgcctttttctccttgcctttttctccttgcctttttctccttgcctttttctccttgcctttttctccttgcctttttctccttgcctttttctccttgcctttttctccttgcctttttctccttgcctttttctccttgcctttttctccttgcctttttctccttgcctttttctccttgcctttttctccttgcctttttctccttgcctttttctccttgcctttttctccttgcctttttctccttgcctttttctccttgcctttttctccttgcctttttctccttgcctttttctccttgcctttttctccttgcctttttctccttgcctttttctccttgcctttttctccttgcctttttctccttgcctttttctccttgcctttttctccttgcctttttctccttgcctttttctccttgcctttttctccttgcctttttctccttgcctttttctccttgcctttttctccttgcctttttctccttgcctttttctccttgcctttttctccttgcctttttctccttgcctttttctccttgcctttttctccttgcctttttctccttgcctttttctccttgcctttttctccttgcctttttctccttgcctttttctccttgcctttttctccttgcctttttctccttgcctttttctccttgcctttttctccttgcctttttctccttgcctttttctccttgcctttttctccttgcctttttctccttgcctttttctccttgcctttttctccttgcctttttctccttgcctttttctccttgcctttttctccttgcctttttctccttgcctttttctccttgcctttttctccttgcctttttctccttgcctttttctccttgcctttttctccttgcctttttctccttgcctttttctccttgcctttttctccttgcctttttctccttgcctttttctccttgcctttttctccttgcctttttctccttgcctttttctccttgcctttttctccttgcctttttctccttgcctttttctccttgcctttttctccttgcctttttctccttgcctttttctccttgcctttttctccttgcctttttctccttgcctttttctccttgcctttttctccttgcctttttctccttgcctttttctccttgcctttttctccttgcctttttctccttgcctttttctccttgcctttttctccttgcctttttctccttgcctttttctccttgcctttttctccttgcctttttctccttgcctttttctccttgcctttttctccttgcctttttctccttgcctttttctccttgcctttttctccttgcctttttctccttgcctttttctccttgcctttttctccttgcctttttctccttgcctttttctccttgcctttttctccttgcctttttctccttgcctttttctccttgcctttttctccttgcctttttctccttgcctttttctccttgcctttttctccttgcctttttctccttgcctttttctccttgcctttttctccttgcctttttctccttgcctttttctccttgcctttttctccttgcctttttctccttgcctttttctccttgcctttttctccttgcctttttctccttgcctttttctccttgcctttttctccttgcctttttctccttgcctttttctccttgcctttttctccttgcctttttctccttgcctttttctccttgcctttttctccttgcctttttctccttgcctttttctccttgcctttttctccttgcctttttctccttgcctttttctccttgcctttttctccttgcctttttctccttgcctttttctccttgcctttttctccttgcctttttctccttgcctttttctccttgcctttttctccttgcctttttctccttgcctttttctccttgcctttttctccttgcctttttctccttgcctttttctccttgcctttttctccttgcctttttctccttgcctttttctccttgcctttttctccttgcctttttctccttgcctttttctccttgcctttttctccttgcctttttctccttgcctttttctccttgcctttttctccttgcctttttctccttgcctttttctccttgcctttttctccttgcctttttctccttgcctttttctccttgcctttttctccttgcctttttctccttgcctttttctccttgcctttttctccttgcctttttctccttgcctttttctccttgcctttttctccttgcctttttctccttgcctttttctccttgcctttttctccttgcctttttctccttgcctttttctccttgcctttttctccttgcctttttctccttgcctttttctccttgcctttttctccttgcctttttctccttgcctttttctccttgcctttttctccttgcctttttctccttgcctttttctccttgcctttttctccttgcctttttctccttgcctttttctccttgcctttttctccttgcctttttctccttgcctttttctccttgcctttttctccttgcctttttctccttgcctttttctccttgcctttttctccttgcctttttctccttgcctttttctccttgcctttttctccttgcctttttctccttgcctttttctccttgcctttttctccttgcctttttctccttgcctttttctccttgcctttttctccttgcctttttctccttgcctttttctccttgcctttttctccttgcctttttctccttgcctttttctccttgcctttttctccttgcctttttctccttgcctttttctccttgcctttttctccttgcctttttctccttgcctttttctccttgcctttttctccttgcctttttctccttgcctttttctccttgcctttttctccttgcctttttctccttgcctttttctccttgcctttttctccttgcctttttctccttgcctttttctccttgcctttttctccttgcctttttctccttgcctttttctccttgcctttttctccttgcctttttctccttgcctttttctccttgcctttttctccttgcctttttctccttgcctttttctccttgcctttttctccttgcctttttctccttgcctttttctccttgcctttttctccttgcctttttctccttgcctttttctccttgcctttttctccttgcctttttctccttgcctttttctccttgcctttttctccttgcctttttctccttgcctttttctccttgcctttttctccttgcctttttctccttgcctttttctccttgcctttttctccttgcctttttctccttgcctttttctccttgcctttttctccttgcctttttctccttgcctttttctccttgcctttttctccttgcctttttctccttgcctttttctccttgcctttttctccttgcctttttctccttgcctttttctccttgcctttttctccttgcctttttctccttgcctttttctccttgcctttttctccttgcctttttctccttgcctttttctccttgcctttttctccttgcctttttctccttgcctttttctccttgcctttttctccttgcctttttctccttgcctttttctccttgcctttttctccttgcctttttctccttgcctttttctccttgcctttttctccttgcctttttctccttgcctttttctccttgcctttttctccttgcctttttctccttgcctttttctccttgcctttttctccttgcctttttctccttgcctttttctccttgcctttttctccttgcctttttctccttgcctttttctccttgcctttttctccttgcctttttctccttgcctttttctccttgcctttttctccttgcctttttctccttgcctttttctccttgcctttttctccttgcctttttctccttgcctttttctccttgcctttttctccttgcctttttctccttgcctttttctccttgcctttttctccttgcctttttctccttgcctttttctccttgcctttttctccttgcctttttctccttgcctttttctccttgcctttttctccttgcctttttctccttgcctttttctccttgcctttttctccttgcctttttctccttgcctttttctccttgcctttttctccttgcctttttctccttgcctttttctccttgcctttttctccttgcctttttctccttgcctttttctccttgcctttttctccttgcctttttctccttgcctttttctccttgcctttttctccttgcctttttctccttgcctttttctccttgcctttttctccttgcctttttctccttgcctttttctccttgcctttttctccttgcctttttctccttgcctttttctccttgcctttttctccttgcctttttctccttgcctttttctccttgcctttttctccttgcctttttctccttgcctttttctccttgcctttttctccttgcctttttctccttgcctttttctccttgcctttttctccttgcctttttctccttgcctttttctccttgcctttttctccttgcctttttctccttgcctttttctccttgcctttttctccttgcctttttctccttgcctttttctccttgcctttttctccttgcctttttctccttgcctttttctccttgcctttttctccttgcctttttctccttgcctttttctccttgcctttttctccttgcctttttctccttgcctttttctccttgcctttttctccttgccttcttctcattgccttctctggtctccgcctcggcgtttgagacagtctgtcctctttctccctctctctcttctttttcctcttcttccttcctccctgtgcgtgcctgaaggccgacccacgcgttcgcacgcgtagccggtgacggggtaacgcctAAGtctccgccctgggtagacatgtaaggcacgcgcgtaccccctggt of Schistocerca serialis cubense isolate TAMUIC-IGC-003099 chromosome 2, iqSchSeri2.2, whole genome shotgun sequence contains these proteins:
- the LOC126455731 gene encoding axoneme-associated protein mst101(2)-like; this encodes MPREAFAAVPGQKPEGPESMRVAQGSHAGAAPPLGEFNTALPRIVSSWLCIHRGSAAGMRLKKGKEKKARRKRQGEKGKEKKARRKRQGEKGKEKKARRKRQGEKGKEKKARRKRQGEKGKEKKARRKRQGEKGKEKKARRKRQGEKGKEKKARRKRQGEKGKEKKARRKRQGEKGKEKKARRKRQGEKGKEKKARRKRQGEKGKEKKARRKRQGEKGKEKKARRKRQGEKGKEKKARRKRQGEKGKEKKARRKRQGEKGKEKKARRKRQGEKGKEKKARRKRQGEKGKEKKARRKRQGEKGKEKKARRKRQGEKGKEKKARRKRQGEKGKEKKARRKRQGEKGKEKKARRKRQGEKGKEKKARRKRQGEKGKEKKARRKRQGEKGKEKKARRKRQGEKGKEKKARRKRQGEKGKEKKARRKRQGEKGKEKKARRKRQGEKGKEKKARRKRQGEKGKEKKARRKRQGEKGKEKKARRKRQGEKGKEKKARRKRQGEKGKEKKARRKRQGEKGKEKKARRKRQGEKGKEKKARRKRQGEKGKEKKARRKRQGEKGKEKKARRKRQGEKGKEKKARRKRQGEKGKEKKARRKRQGEKGKEKKARRKRQGEKGKEKKARRKRQGEKGKEKKARRKRQGEKGKEKKARRKRQGEKGKEKKARRKRQGEKGKEKKARRKRQGEKGKEKKARRKRQGEKGKEKKARRKRQGEKGKEKKARRKRQGEKGKEKKARRKRQGEKGKEKKARRKRQGEKGKEKKARRKRQGEKGKEKKARRKRQGEKGKEKKARRKRQGEKGKEKKARRKRQGEKGKEKKARRKRQGEKGKEKKARRKRQGEKGKEKKARRKRQGEKGKEKKARRKRQGEKGKEKKARRKRQGEKGKEKKARRKRQGEKGKEKKARRKRQGEKGKEKKARRKRQGEKGKEKKARRKRQGEKGKEKKARRKRQGEKGKEKKARRKRQGEKGKEKKARRKRQGEKGKEKKARRKRQGEKGKEKKARRKRQGEKGKEKKARRKRQGEKGKEKKARRKRQGEKGKEKKARRKRQGEKGKEKKARRKRQGEKGKEKKARRKRQGEKGKEKKARRKRQGEKGKEKKARRKRQGEKGKEKKARRKRQGEKGKEKKARRKRQGEKGKEKKARRKRQGEKGKEKKARRKRQGEKGKEKKARRKRQGEKGKEKKARRKRQGEKGKEKKARRKRQGEKGKEKKARRKRQGEKGKEKKARRKRQGEKGKEKKARRKRQGEKGKEKKARRKRQGEKGKEKKARRKRQGEKGKEKKARRKRQGEKGKEKKARRKRQGEKGKEKKARRKRQGEKGKEKKARRKRQGEKGKEKKARRKRQGEKGKEKKARRKRQGEKGKEKKARRKRQGEKGKEKKARRKRQGEKGKEKKARRKRQGEKGKEKKARRKRQGEKGKEKKARRKRQGEKGKEKKARRKRQGEKGKEKKARRKRQGEKGKEKKARRKRQGEKGKEKKARRKRQGEKGKEKKARRKRQGEKGKEKKARRKRQGEKGKEKKARRKRQGEKGKEKKARRKRQGEKGKEKKARRKRQGEKGKEKKARRKRQGEKGKEKKARRKRQGEKGKEKKARRKRQGEKGKEKKARRKRQGEKGKEKKARRKRQGEKGKEKKARRKRQGEKGKEKKARRKRQGEKGKEKKARRKRQGEKGKEKKARRKRQGEKGKEKKARRKRQGEKGKEKKARRKRQGEKGKEKKARRKRQGEKGKEKKARRKRQGEKGKEKKARRKRQGEKGKEKKAMRRQGEKGNEKARRKRQ